The nucleotide window CTTCGTCTCATCGGCCTCGGCCGGGGCTTCCGCCTCGTCCTTGGCCTTCTTCTTGGTCTTCTTCTCCGCCTTGACGGGCACCTCGACCGGAGCGGGCGTGGCACGGATGCCGAGCTCGCGCTCACGGATCACCGTGTAGATACGAGCGATGTCCTTCTTGACGGCGCGGAGGCGCCCGTGGCTCTCGAGCTGACCGGTGGCGGCCTGGAAGCGCAGGTTGAACAGCTCTTCCTTGGCCTTCTTCAGCTCGTCGACGAGTCGCTCGTCCTCGAAAGTGTCGAGCTCTGCGGAACCGAGCTCCTTGGATCCGACGGCCATTATGCGTCGCCCTCCTCGCGCTTGATGATGCGTGCCTTGAGGGGCAGCTTGTGGATGGCTCGGGTCATCGCCTCACGAGCGAGTTCCTCGGAAACACCCGAGACCTCGAAGAGGACGCGACCCGGCTTGACGTTGGCGACCCACCACTCGGGCGAACCCTTACCGGAACCCATGCGGGTTTCGGCGGGCTTCTTGGTCAGCGGGCGGTCGGGGTAGATGTTGATCCACACCTTGCCGCCGCGCTTGATGTGACGGGTCATCGCGATACGAGCGGACTCGATCTGACGGTTCGTCACATAGGCGGGGGTCAGGGCCTGGATGCCGTACTCACCGAAGGTGACCTTCGTGCCGCCCGTGGCCTGGCCGGAACGGCCGGGGTGGTGCTGCTTGCGGTACTTGACTCGACGGGGAATCAACATGGTTATGCCTCAACTCCTGCTGCCGCCGGCTCGCTCGCCTTGGGGGCGCGGTCGCGGCGGGGACGGTCGCGGTCGCCGCGGGACGGCTTCTGGGCCGCCTGCTCGCGCGCGAGCTCCTTGTTGGTGATGTCGCCCTTGTAGATCCAGACCTTCACGCCGATGCGGCCGAAGGTGGTCTTGGCCTCGTAGAAGCCGTAGTCGATGTTCGCGCGGAGGGTGTGCAGGGGCACGCGGCCTTCGCGGTAGAACTCGGAGCGGCTCATCTCGGCGCCGCCGAGGCGGCCGGAGACCTGGATGCGGACGCCCTTGGCGCCGGCGCGCTGCGCGCCCTGCAGGCCCTTGCGCATCGCGCGGCGGAAGGCCACGCGGGCGGAGAGCTGCTCGGCGATGCCCTGCGCGACGAGCTGGGCGTCGGCCTCGGGGTTCTTGACCTCGAGGATGTTCAGCTGGATCTGCTTGCCGGTGAGCTTCTCGAGGTCGGCGCGGATGCGCTCGGCCTCGGCGCCGCGGCGGCCGATCACGATGCCCGGGCGGGCCGTGTGGATGTCCACGCGGACGCGGTCGCGGGTGCGCTCGATCTCGATGCGGCTGACGCCGGCGCGGTCGAGCGACGTCTGCAGCAGACGACGGATCTTGACATCCTCGGCGAGGTAGTCGGCGTAGCGCTGTCCGGGCTTCGTCGAGTCTGAGAACCACCGCGACACGTGGTCGGTGGTGATGCCGAGACGGAAGCCGTACGGGTTGACCTTCTGACCCATTACTTCGTACCCTCCTCGGGCGTCGCGAGCACAACGGTGATGTGGCTCGTTCGCTTGTTGATGCGGAAGGCACGGCCCTGCGCACGCGGACGGAAACGCTTGAGGGTGGTGCCCTCATCGACGAATGCGCGCGTGATGTACAGGTCCTGCTCGTCCAGGTAGGTGTTCGAGGCATCGGCCTTGACGCGAGCGTTCGCGATGGCCGAGGCGACGAGCTTGTAGACCGGCTCGCTCGCACCCTGCGGCGCGAACTTCAGGATGGCCAGGGCCTCCTGTGCCTGCTTGCCGCGGATCAGGTCGACGACGCGGCGAGCCTTCATGGGGGTGACGCGGATGTGTCGCACGCGGGCGATCGACTCCACCATTTCTCTCCTCCTTCACACCACCGCGGTCAGCGGCGGCGGCCCTTCTTGTCGTCCTTCACGTGTCCACGGAAGGTGCGGGTGGGCGCGAACTCTCCGAGCTTGTGGCCCACCATGGATTCGGTGACGAACACCGGGATGTGCTTGCGGCCGTCGTGCACGGCGATCGTGTGGCCGAGCATGGCCGGGACGATCATCGAGCGGCGCGACCACGTCTTGATGACGTTCTTCGTGCCCGCTTCGTTCTGGCCGGAGACCTTGCGAAGCAGGTGCTCGTCGACGAAGGGGCCCTTCTTGAGACTGCGAGGCATCTTCTCTTACTCCTACTTGCGCTTCTTGCCGGCGGTGCGACGACGGACGATGAGCTTGTCGCTTTCCTTGTTGGGGCGACGGGTGCGGCCCTCGGGCTGGCCCCAGGGGCTCACCGGGTGACGGCCACCGGAGGTCTTGCCCTCACCACCACCGTGCGGGTGGTCGATCGGGTTCATCGCGACACCGCGGACGGTCGGGCGCACGCCCTTCCAGCGCTTGCGGCCCGCCTTGCCCCAGTTGATGTTCGACTGCTCGGCGTTGCCGACCTCGCCGATCGTCGCGCGGCAGCGCGCGTCGACGTTGCGGATCTCGCCGGAGGGCAGGCGCAGCTGGGCGTAGGGGCCGTCCTTCGCCACGAGGCGCACCGAGGCGCCGGCCGAGCGGGCCATCTTCGCGCCGCCGCCGGGGCGGAGCTCGATGGCGTGGATGACCGTACCGGTCGGGATGTTGCGCAGCGGCAGGTTGTTGCCGGGCTTGATGTCGGCGCCGGCGCCGGACTCGATGCGGTCGCCCTGCTTGAGCTTCTCGGGGGCGATGATGTAGCGCTTCGTGCCGTCCGCGAAGTGCAGGAGCGCGATGCGCGCCGTGCGGTTCGGGTCGTACTCGATGTGCGCGACCTTGGCGGGCACGCCGTCCTTGTCATTGCGACGGAAGTCGATGACGCGGTACTGGCGCTTGTGGCCGCCGCCGACGTGGCGGGTGGTGATGCGGCCCTGGTTGTTGCGGCCGCCGCTCTTGGAGAGGGGGCGCAGCAGGGACTTCTCGGGGGTCGACCGCGTGATCTCGGCGAAGTCGGCGACCGAGGAACCGCGACGACCGGGGGTCGTGGGCTTGTACTTGCGAATAGCCATTTCTTATTCCTCTTGCTCTCAGCCGACAGCCGTGAAGATGTCGATCGAGCCGGACTTGAGGGTGACGATGGCGCGCTTGGTGTCCTTGCGCTTGCCGATGCCGAAGCGGGTGCGGCGCGTCTTGCCCTGACGGTTCAGCGTGTTGATCGAAGCGACCTGGACCTTGAAGATCTTCTCGATGGCGAGCTTGATCTCGGTCTTGTTCGCACGCGGGTCGACCAGGAAGGTGTACTTGCCCTCGTCGATCAGGTTGTAGCTCTTCTCCGAGACCACCGGCGCGATGATGATGTCGCGGGGGTCCTTGTTGTGCGCGGCGCTCATGCGGAGACCTCTTCCTTCTTGGCGGTCTTCGCGGCGATGAAGCCTTCGAGGGCCGCCTGGCTGAAGACGATGTCGTCGGCGACGAGCACGTCGTAGGCGTTCAGCTGGTCGACCGACAGCACGTGCACGGTCGGGATGTTGCGGACCGCGCGCTCGGCGAGCTCCTCGTCGCGGCCGAGGACCACGAGGAAGTGCTTGGCCGGGGCGATGCCCTCGAGCAGCGCGACGGCGTCCTTCGTCTTCGGAGCCTCGCCGGCGAAGAACGCGCTGACCGCGTGGATGCGGCCGCCGCGTGCGCGGTCGGAGAGCGAGCCGAGGAGGGCCTGGGCGATCATCTTCTTGGGGGTGCGCTGCGAGTAGTCGCGCGGCGTCGGTCCGTGGACGATGCCGCCGCCGGTCATCTGCGGCGCGCGGATCGAGCCCTGACGGGCACGGCCCGTGCCCTTCTGCTTGAAGGGCTTGCGGCCGGCGCCGGAGACCTCGCCGCGGTTCTTGGTCTTGTGCGTGCCCTGGCGCGCTGCGGCGAGCTGGGCGACGACGACCTGGTGGATGAGCGGGACGTTGGTCTGCACGTCGAAGAGCTCGGCGGGCAGCTCGACGGAACCGGTCTTCTTGCCGGCGGCGTCGAGGACGTCGATGGTGTTGGTCGCGGTAGCCATGGACTACGCCCCCTTCACAGCGTTGCGGACGAAAACGAGACGGCCGCGCGCACCGGGGACGGCGCCCTTGACGAGCAGCAGACCCTTCTCGGCGTCGACGGCGTGCACGCGG belongs to Agromyces archimandritae and includes:
- the rpsS gene encoding 30S ribosomal protein S19, producing the protein MPRSLKKGPFVDEHLLRKVSGQNEAGTKNVIKTWSRRSMIVPAMLGHTIAVHDGRKHIPVFVTESMVGHKLGEFAPTRTFRGHVKDDKKGRRR
- the rplW gene encoding 50S ribosomal protein L23, producing MSAAHNKDPRDIIIAPVVSEKSYNLIDEGKYTFLVDPRANKTEIKLAIEKIFKVQVASINTLNRQGKTRRTRFGIGKRKDTKRAIVTLKSGSIDIFTAVG
- the rplD gene encoding 50S ribosomal protein L4 → MATATNTIDVLDAAGKKTGSVELPAELFDVQTNVPLIHQVVVAQLAAARQGTHKTKNRGEVSGAGRKPFKQKGTGRARQGSIRAPQMTGGGIVHGPTPRDYSQRTPKKMIAQALLGSLSDRARGGRIHAVSAFFAGEAPKTKDAVALLEGIAPAKHFLVVLGRDEELAERAVRNIPTVHVLSVDQLNAYDVLVADDIVFSQAALEGFIAAKTAKKEEVSA
- the rpsC gene encoding 30S ribosomal protein S3 — protein: MGQKVNPYGFRLGITTDHVSRWFSDSTKPGQRYADYLAEDVKIRRLLQTSLDRAGVSRIEIERTRDRVRVDIHTARPGIVIGRRGAEAERIRADLEKLTGKQIQLNILEVKNPEADAQLVAQGIAEQLSARVAFRRAMRKGLQGAQRAGAKGVRIQVSGRLGGAEMSRSEFYREGRVPLHTLRANIDYGFYEAKTTFGRIGVKVWIYKGDITNKELAREQAAQKPSRGDRDRPRRDRAPKASEPAAAGVEA
- the rplB gene encoding 50S ribosomal protein L2 codes for the protein MAIRKYKPTTPGRRGSSVADFAEITRSTPEKSLLRPLSKSGGRNNQGRITTRHVGGGHKRQYRVIDFRRNDKDGVPAKVAHIEYDPNRTARIALLHFADGTKRYIIAPEKLKQGDRIESGAGADIKPGNNLPLRNIPTGTVIHAIELRPGGGAKMARSAGASVRLVAKDGPYAQLRLPSGEIRNVDARCRATIGEVGNAEQSNINWGKAGRKRWKGVRPTVRGVAMNPIDHPHGGGEGKTSGGRHPVSPWGQPEGRTRRPNKESDKLIVRRRTAGKKRK
- the rplP gene encoding 50S ribosomal protein L16, whose protein sequence is MLIPRRVKYRKQHHPGRSGQATGGTKVTFGEYGIQALTPAYVTNRQIESARIAMTRHIKRGGKVWINIYPDRPLTKKPAETRMGSGKGSPEWWVANVKPGRVLFEVSGVSEELAREAMTRAIHKLPLKARIIKREEGDA
- the rpmC gene encoding 50S ribosomal protein L29 → MAVGSKELGSAELDTFEDERLVDELKKAKEELFNLRFQAATGQLESHGRLRAVKKDIARIYTVIRERELGIRATPAPVEVPVKAEKKTKKKAKDEAEAPAEADETKEA
- the rplV gene encoding 50S ribosomal protein L22, producing the protein MVESIARVRHIRVTPMKARRVVDLIRGKQAQEALAILKFAPQGASEPVYKLVASAIANARVKADASNTYLDEQDLYITRAFVDEGTTLKRFRPRAQGRAFRINKRTSHITVVLATPEEGTK